One genomic window of Dama dama isolate Ldn47 chromosome 7, ASM3311817v1, whole genome shotgun sequence includes the following:
- the FAM217A gene encoding protein FAM217A isoform X2 — translation MGRKTGESSGPGPGAAAPWENLSPWNLDAEVPVPENKSLPPGRDGAAGGKINKKHLEIPADQLLLELTFSEFLPQRTQNSKQGLFQLWSYPLSEASTMELRDFKMSSVGTGCDMTNNPIRPFGVNPPLTSASVDKLAGSCPALQVPLSLSCTYADGDFFKDRNEPHIHLCSTLENNSGELLTAPNWNLKYGNSSVEENLTDESDVSENEKANDTLLSYFKKMDLNLKPETIENVEEPFTEELNEVFPYPDFLPPPFSTLDLHKLALSKSDSWKMTVETPDSSLEPLMARLLDMERLQQLTIQRERPRLQTSFCAPVVTEQPPSSKAVSKTRQPKPPDAVGLQMACVEKSYEKRKNSFGSYKPEHSAPKWNWNGAGKYKWSSRPALKASSTPKQVIAAHDDFKNPKISVLNPCQELTIKPTPVQTTQLLVKTVSARCLPPKSPTTISPIPLSFPDSHREETQAPRTKKKLYRKDVVLNRPFCVQKLNCCLSPSLIAKDKCSPTDQK, via the exons ATGGGCAGAAAAACCGGTGAGAGCAGCGGGCCCGGCCCGGGCGCGGCCGCACCCTGGGAG AACTTGTCTCCCTGGAATTTGGATGCAGAAGTACCTGTTCCTGAAAATAAAAGCCTCCCACCTGGGAGGGATGGCGCCGCAGGTG GCAAAATTAACAAG AAGCACCTGGAAATTCCAGCAGACCAGCTCCTGTTGGAGCTCACTTTCTCAGAGTTCCTGCCCCAGAGGACACAG AATAGTAAACAAGGGCTATTCCAGCTGTGGAGTTACCCTCTGAGCGAAGCAAGCACCATGGAGCTCAG GGATTTCAAAATGTCTTCAGTGGGAACTGGCTGTGATATGACCAATAATCCCATAAGGCCCTTCGGTGTGAACCCCCCGCTGACAAGTGCCTCAGTGGACAAGCTAGCTGGCTCCTGCCCCGCGCTGCAGGTTCCATTAAGTCTCTCCTGCACATATGCTGATGGAGACTTTTTCAAGGACAGGAATGAGCCTCATATTCATTTATGCTCAACTCTAGAAAACAACAGTGGAGAACTTTTAACTGCTCCAAACTGGAATCTGAAGTATGGAAATAGCAGTGTGgaggaaaatttaacagatgaaagCGATgtatcagaaaatgaaaaagcaaacgaTACTCTACTCagctattttaaaaagatggacCTGAACTTAAAGCCAGAAACAATAGAAAATGTTGAAGAACCTTTCACAGAGGAACTGAATGAAGTATTTCCATATCCtgattttcttcctcctcctttcagTACTTTGGACTTGCACAAATTAGCCCTCTCAAAATCTGATAGTTGGAAAATGACGGTGGAGACACCGGACAGCTCTCTGGAGCCTCTGATGGCTCGTTTGCTGGACATGGAAAGACTTCAGCAGCTGACCATTCAGAGAGAAAGGCCCAGACTGCAGACCTCCTTCTGTGCCCCGGTCGTCACCGAACAACCCCCTTCCTCCAAAGCTGTCTCCAAAACGAGACAGCCCAAACCTCCTGACGCTGTAGGTCTTCAAATGGCTTGTGTAGAGAAAagttatgagaaaagaaaaaacagttttgGTTCTTACAAGCCTGAACACAGTGCTCCCAAGTGGAACTGGAACGGCGCTGGCAAATACAAGTGGAGTTCTAGACCAGCTCTGAAAGCCTCATCCACCCCAAAACAGGTCATTGCAGCTCATGATGACTTTAAGAACCCCAAAATCTCTGTTTTAAACCCATGCCAAGAACTCACAATCAAGCCCACTCCTGTCCAGACGACTCAGCTGCTGGTTAAAACGGTCTCAGCCAGATGTCTGCCACCAAAGTCTCCTACAACAATTTCACCCATACCTCTGTCTTTTCCTGATAGTCACAGGGAAGAGACTCAGGCACCAAGGACCAAAAAGAAACTTTACCGAAAAGATGTGGTGCTGAACAGACCATTCTGTGTTCAGAAGCTGAACTGTTGTTTATCACCTTCATTAATAGCTAAGGATAAGTGCTCACCCACTGACCAAAAATAA
- the FAM217A gene encoding protein FAM217A isoform X1 — translation MQKYLFLKIKASHLGGMAPQVKHLEIPADQLLLELTFSEFLPQRTQNSKQGLFQLWSYPLSEASTMELRDFKMSSVGTGCDMTNNPIRPFGVNPPLTSASVDKLAGSCPALQVPLSLSCTYADGDFFKDRNEPHIHLCSTLENNSGELLTAPNWNLKYGNSSVEENLTDESDVSENEKANDTLLSYFKKMDLNLKPETIENVEEPFTEELNEVFPYPDFLPPPFSTLDLHKLALSKSDSWKMTVETPDSSLEPLMARLLDMERLQQLTIQRERPRLQTSFCAPVVTEQPPSSKAVSKTRQPKPPDAVGLQMACVEKSYEKRKNSFGSYKPEHSAPKWNWNGAGKYKWSSRPALKASSTPKQVIAAHDDFKNPKISVLNPCQELTIKPTPVQTTQLLVKTVSARCLPPKSPTTISPIPLSFPDSHREETQAPRTKKKLYRKDVVLNRPFCVQKLNCCLSPSLIAKDKCSPTDQK, via the exons ATGCAGAAGTACCTGTTCCTGAAAATAAAAGCCTCCCACCTGGGAGGGATGGCGCCGCAGGTG AAGCACCTGGAAATTCCAGCAGACCAGCTCCTGTTGGAGCTCACTTTCTCAGAGTTCCTGCCCCAGAGGACACAG AATAGTAAACAAGGGCTATTCCAGCTGTGGAGTTACCCTCTGAGCGAAGCAAGCACCATGGAGCTCAG GGATTTCAAAATGTCTTCAGTGGGAACTGGCTGTGATATGACCAATAATCCCATAAGGCCCTTCGGTGTGAACCCCCCGCTGACAAGTGCCTCAGTGGACAAGCTAGCTGGCTCCTGCCCCGCGCTGCAGGTTCCATTAAGTCTCTCCTGCACATATGCTGATGGAGACTTTTTCAAGGACAGGAATGAGCCTCATATTCATTTATGCTCAACTCTAGAAAACAACAGTGGAGAACTTTTAACTGCTCCAAACTGGAATCTGAAGTATGGAAATAGCAGTGTGgaggaaaatttaacagatgaaagCGATgtatcagaaaatgaaaaagcaaacgaTACTCTACTCagctattttaaaaagatggacCTGAACTTAAAGCCAGAAACAATAGAAAATGTTGAAGAACCTTTCACAGAGGAACTGAATGAAGTATTTCCATATCCtgattttcttcctcctcctttcagTACTTTGGACTTGCACAAATTAGCCCTCTCAAAATCTGATAGTTGGAAAATGACGGTGGAGACACCGGACAGCTCTCTGGAGCCTCTGATGGCTCGTTTGCTGGACATGGAAAGACTTCAGCAGCTGACCATTCAGAGAGAAAGGCCCAGACTGCAGACCTCCTTCTGTGCCCCGGTCGTCACCGAACAACCCCCTTCCTCCAAAGCTGTCTCCAAAACGAGACAGCCCAAACCTCCTGACGCTGTAGGTCTTCAAATGGCTTGTGTAGAGAAAagttatgagaaaagaaaaaacagttttgGTTCTTACAAGCCTGAACACAGTGCTCCCAAGTGGAACTGGAACGGCGCTGGCAAATACAAGTGGAGTTCTAGACCAGCTCTGAAAGCCTCATCCACCCCAAAACAGGTCATTGCAGCTCATGATGACTTTAAGAACCCCAAAATCTCTGTTTTAAACCCATGCCAAGAACTCACAATCAAGCCCACTCCTGTCCAGACGACTCAGCTGCTGGTTAAAACGGTCTCAGCCAGATGTCTGCCACCAAAGTCTCCTACAACAATTTCACCCATACCTCTGTCTTTTCCTGATAGTCACAGGGAAGAGACTCAGGCACCAAGGACCAAAAAGAAACTTTACCGAAAAGATGTGGTGCTGAACAGACCATTCTGTGTTCAGAAGCTGAACTGTTGTTTATCACCTTCATTAATAGCTAAGGATAAGTGCTCACCCACTGACCAAAAATAA